A single genomic interval of Pyrobaculum arsenaticum DSM 13514 harbors:
- a CDS encoding PaRep2b protein: protein MELSTSSIAAVSHPGWQNAVRALVEELYKRGRIDKRKGAAC, encoded by the coding sequence GTGGAGCTGTCTACGAGCTCCATCGCCGCAGTTAGCCACCCCGGATGGCAGAACGCGGTTAGGGCCCTCGTGGAGGAGCTGTACAAAAGGGGGAGGATCGACAAAAGGAAAGGGGCCGCCTGCTGA
- a CDS encoding helix-turn-helix transcriptional regulator, whose product MIEDISPRPERVEMNKTSLYLYLTRRRESRLFTLTVTPSPSPPPSTTPTPTSLPTTATPPPSTATSTQPHAPGTEFLIAAALIVVAAITASLLFRKRGRGDCADLNETDKAIINALIDRGGVAERTELQEALDLPKTTLHRHLHKLAKYGYIKLEQLGGRQRVKLLRKC is encoded by the coding sequence ATGATAGAGGACATCTCCCCAAGGCCTGAGAGAGTAGAGATGAACAAGACAAGTCTCTACCTCTATTTAACCCGGCGACGTGAAAGTCGCTTATTTACACTTACAGTCACGCCGTCCCCCTCGCCGCCTCCCTCCACGACTCCGACGCCGACATCTCTGCCCACAACAGCAACGCCTCCGCCGTCAACTGCCACTTCGACCCAGCCACATGCCCCGGGGACGGAGTTTTTAATTGCCGCCGCGTTAATTGTAGTCGCGGCAATTACAGCTTCATTACTGTTTAGGAAAAGGGGGAGGGGCGACTGCGCCGATTTAAACGAAACTGATAAGGCAATAATCAACGCGCTAATTGACAGGGGAGGCGTCGCCGAAAGGACAGAGCTCCAAGAGGCGCTGGACCTCCCGAAAACCACTCTCCACAGACATCTACACAAACTGGCAAAATACGGCTATATAAAGCTGGAACAATTAGGCGGCAGGCAGAGAGTAAAGCTACTCAGGAAGTGCTAG
- a CDS encoding MBL fold metallo-hydrolase → MPLLKLVFLGTGGAVPRADRMLPAIYLEDWLGHRILLDAGEGVQYRLFQIGVAPSSLTLVAVTHMHEDHVLGLPGLVITAKFLGGKVKLLGPRSAHGILSRLGVDVADGYDGGRLRVRCVEVCHTVDACGWLLEWDVGYKLDLKKVEGLPKWALTKLIRGEEVEVGGRVIRPEEVADPAHKRYRRLLYTGDTGPCPRMLKTVGEVDVLIHEATFADDVDPNKAHEEGHSTVADAVEAAKALRAGVLVLTHISARYTDKARHRQLAGRVPPPPHVYVPDDFDTLLVQL, encoded by the coding sequence GTGCCTCTCCTTAAGCTTGTCTTTTTAGGCACAGGCGGCGCCGTGCCGCGGGCAGACAGAATGCTACCTGCAATATACCTAGAGGACTGGCTGGGACACAGAATTCTCCTGGACGCTGGTGAGGGGGTCCAGTACAGGCTTTTCCAAATCGGCGTGGCCCCGTCCTCGCTGACCCTCGTCGCCGTGACGCACATGCACGAAGACCACGTGCTCGGACTCCCGGGGCTTGTCATCACTGCAAAGTTCCTTGGGGGAAAGGTCAAGCTACTTGGACCGAGGTCGGCCCACGGCATTTTGTCTAGACTGGGAGTAGATGTGGCGGATGGCTACGACGGGGGCCGCCTCAGAGTTAGGTGTGTGGAGGTTTGCCACACAGTCGACGCTTGTGGCTGGTTGCTGGAGTGGGACGTTGGGTATAAGTTGGATTTGAAAAAGGTGGAGGGCTTGCCTAAGTGGGCTTTGACAAAGCTGATAAGGGGGGAGGAGGTGGAGGTGGGGGGGAGAGTGATTAGGCCTGAAGAGGTGGCTGACCCAGCGCATAAGAGGTATAGGAGGCTTCTCTACACCGGCGACACGGGCCCATGCCCCCGAATGCTAAAGACTGTGGGGGAGGTGGACGTCCTCATACACGAGGCTACCTTTGCCGACGATGTTGATCCCAATAAGGCACATGAGGAGGGCCACTCGACTGTTGCCGACGCAGTGGAGGCGGCCAAGGCGCTTAGGGCGGGGGTGCTGGTTCTTACCCACATAAGTGCCAGATACACCGACAAGGCTAGGCACCGCCAGCTCGCCGGGAGGGTGCCCCCACCGCCCCATGTTTACGTACCCGACGATTTCGACACGCTTCTAGTCCAGCTCTGA
- a CDS encoding PaRep2b protein, translating to MARRSARRTSRWSTSCAARPARSSGWRRGLETRGGDEIARIVIKWDGEGLRAVFNGDKEKAERLASILNALGADVKLREHGGE from the coding sequence GTGGCGCGGAGGAGCGCGCGAAGAACGTCGAGGTGGAGCACGTCTTGCGCGGCCCGCCCGGCGCGGAGCAGTGGCTGGAGGCGAGGCCTAGAGACGAGAGGGGGGGACGAGATAGCCCGCATAGTTATCAAATGGGACGGCGAGGGTCTACGCGCAGTTTTCAACGGCGATAAGGAGAAGGCCGAGCGCCTTGCCTCTATACTCAACGCCTTGGGGGCAGACGTAAAGCTTAGAGAGCACGGCGGGGAGTAA
- the gatE gene encoding Glu-tRNA(Gln) amidotransferase subunit GatE, translated as MDYKALGLKTGLEIHIQLNTRRKLFCHCPPVLRDDEPHFRVERRLHISVSELGAVDPAVVWEVRKRRKYIYEGYRDTTCLVELDEEPPHMPDEEALTTAVAVAKMFNAKLFDEIYVMRKTVVDGSNVSGFQRTMLVAYGGRAKILGYDIGVETIALEEDAARKMGEEGKAVVYRLDRLGIPLIEIATEPMTYAPQQVEEVAWIIGYSVKITGRAKRGVGTVRQDVNVSIAGGAKTEIKGVPDLSLIPKVIEYEATRQLSLLKIAEELKRRGVEKVELSLADVTQAFANTKSKLVRRVLDAGGKVVAVKAPGFNKLLGAEVQPGRRFGTELADYVRAWTELGGLLHSDELPGYGITADEVRDVEARVGVNSFILLMGVDEGELEEAARVVVERLNAAPRGVPEETRAANPDGTTRFLRPRPGAARMYPETDLPPVRITFEILKKAEEVAKVTLEGKLKELTSRGLSRDLALQLVKSPHLEKFEDYLQRFKEVPPQQIAAVLLNISKALAREGVEITDEKVESVLDALNRKVITKEAVEEVLRNMKPGESAEEAAKRLGLLRMSYDEVKKIVAEVAAQVGKEKAVGEVMRRYRGKVDVEDVRRALAEIYL; from the coding sequence GTGGACTACAAGGCGCTTGGCTTGAAAACCGGACTTGAAATCCATATACAGCTCAACACGAGGCGCAAGCTCTTCTGCCACTGCCCCCCGGTATTGAGAGACGACGAGCCCCACTTCAGAGTAGAGAGGAGGTTGCACATATCTGTCAGCGAGCTGGGGGCGGTTGACCCGGCGGTTGTGTGGGAGGTGAGGAAGCGGAGGAAGTACATATACGAGGGGTACAGGGACACCACCTGCCTCGTGGAGCTTGACGAGGAGCCGCCCCACATGCCGGACGAGGAGGCCTTGACGACGGCGGTGGCCGTGGCTAAGATGTTCAACGCCAAGCTCTTTGACGAGATCTACGTGATGAGGAAGACGGTGGTGGACGGCTCCAACGTGTCGGGCTTCCAGCGCACGATGCTCGTGGCGTATGGCGGGAGGGCCAAGATCCTGGGCTACGACATCGGGGTGGAGACCATAGCCCTCGAGGAGGACGCGGCGAGGAAGATGGGAGAGGAGGGCAAAGCTGTGGTGTACCGCCTGGACAGGCTGGGGATCCCCCTCATCGAGATCGCCACGGAGCCCATGACCTACGCGCCACAGCAGGTGGAGGAGGTGGCGTGGATTATAGGCTACAGCGTGAAGATAACGGGGAGGGCCAAGAGGGGCGTGGGCACAGTGAGGCAAGACGTCAACGTCTCCATCGCGGGCGGCGCCAAGACTGAGATAAAGGGCGTCCCCGACTTGTCCCTAATCCCCAAGGTTATCGAGTACGAGGCGACGCGCCAGCTCAGCCTGTTGAAAATAGCAGAGGAATTGAAGAGACGCGGCGTGGAGAAGGTGGAGCTCTCCCTCGCCGACGTCACCCAGGCCTTTGCCAACACCAAGTCTAAGCTTGTGAGGCGGGTGCTAGACGCCGGGGGGAAGGTGGTGGCGGTGAAGGCCCCCGGCTTCAATAAGCTCCTAGGCGCGGAGGTCCAGCCGGGGAGGAGGTTCGGCACTGAGCTGGCGGACTATGTGAGGGCTTGGACTGAGCTGGGGGGCCTCCTACACAGCGACGAGCTCCCGGGTTACGGCATTACAGCAGACGAGGTAAGGGACGTGGAGGCGAGGGTGGGGGTTAACAGCTTCATCTTGCTCATGGGCGTCGACGAGGGGGAGCTGGAGGAGGCGGCGAGGGTGGTTGTGGAGAGGCTCAACGCGGCGCCTAGGGGGGTGCCCGAGGAGACCCGGGCCGCCAACCCCGACGGCACTACGAGGTTTCTCAGGCCTAGGCCCGGCGCGGCTAGGATGTACCCCGAGACAGACCTCCCGCCGGTAAGGATTACTTTTGAGATCTTGAAGAAGGCCGAGGAGGTGGCCAAAGTCACCCTTGAGGGCAAGCTCAAGGAGCTCACGTCGAGGGGGCTGAGCAGGGACTTGGCGCTTCAGCTGGTGAAGTCTCCACACCTGGAGAAGTTTGAGGACTACCTCCAGAGGTTTAAGGAGGTGCCGCCCCAGCAAATAGCCGCGGTTCTACTCAACATCTCCAAGGCCTTGGCGAGGGAGGGCGTCGAGATCACCGACGAGAAGGTGGAGTCTGTTCTCGACGCTTTGAATAGGAAAGTCATAACCAAGGAGGCTGTGGAGGAGGTCCTCAGGAACATGAAGCCGGGGGAGTCGGCCGAGGAAGCGGCTAAGAGGCTGGGGCTGTTGAGAATGTCCTACGACGAGGTGAAGAAAATCGTGGCCGAGGTGGCGGCCCAGGTGGGGAAGGAGAAGGCGGTGGGCGAGGTGATGAGGCGCTACAGGGGAAAGGTGGATGTGGAGGACGTAAGACGGGCGCTGGCCGAGATATATTTATAA
- a CDS encoding Pre-mRNA processing ribonucleoprotein,-binding region (functions along with aFIB and aL7a; guides 2'-O-methylation of ribose to specific sites in RNAs), with protein MAKIHIATDVLGFFAVDEGGNLVDKELFEKKPELIAERLIELEKSNPVPELVKLVERLRGRAEKIVLEDPELARKLVSTVKWAEVVGESPSPVLVAFRQNFQRHLSSIGLSWEEYTKFLFEISDLVTRLKLRQAVAKRDLYIAQAISALDDVDKIMNLIASRIREWYGLHFPELEELVRDNKEYVSIVYHIGHRSKITEDALKKVAPEAPEDRVKKIVEAAKRSVGAEMSDWDLDQLKTYADVFLKLNAYRDQLAAYIDEAMKEVAPNIRELVGPLLGARLIKLAGGLTRMAFLPASTIQVLGAEKALFRALRTGGKPPKHGVIFQYPDIFRSPRWQRGKIARALAAKLAIAAKADAFTGNFIAPRLKEELLKRIQEIKTLYAKPPPKAPAQPSAKTPPPPPPSPPRGGERRPPPRRERGRR; from the coding sequence ATGGCGAAAATACATATCGCAACGGACGTTCTCGGCTTCTTCGCGGTGGACGAGGGGGGCAACCTCGTAGACAAGGAACTATTCGAGAAGAAGCCTGAACTTATTGCGGAGAGGCTTATCGAGCTGGAGAAATCCAACCCGGTGCCGGAGCTTGTGAAGCTTGTGGAGAGGCTAAGGGGCAGGGCGGAGAAGATTGTGCTAGAAGACCCGGAGCTGGCGCGGAAGCTTGTATCCACGGTGAAGTGGGCCGAGGTGGTGGGCGAGAGCCCCTCCCCCGTATTGGTGGCGTTTAGGCAGAATTTCCAGAGGCATCTCTCCAGCATTGGCCTGAGCTGGGAGGAGTACACAAAGTTCCTCTTCGAGATAAGCGATCTGGTAACGAGGTTAAAGCTGAGGCAGGCTGTGGCCAAGCGCGACTTGTACATCGCCCAGGCCATAAGCGCGCTTGACGACGTGGACAAGATCATGAACCTAATCGCGTCGAGGATAAGGGAGTGGTACGGCCTCCACTTCCCCGAACTTGAGGAGTTGGTGAGAGACAACAAGGAGTACGTCTCTATCGTATACCACATAGGCCATAGGTCTAAGATTACGGAAGACGCCTTGAAGAAGGTGGCCCCCGAGGCGCCGGAGGACAGAGTCAAGAAGATAGTGGAGGCGGCGAAGAGGAGCGTCGGCGCAGAGATGTCAGACTGGGATCTCGACCAGCTCAAGACGTATGCTGACGTATTCCTGAAGCTCAACGCTTACAGAGACCAGCTGGCTGCGTACATCGACGAGGCCATGAAGGAGGTGGCCCCCAACATCAGGGAGCTGGTGGGGCCTCTGCTGGGCGCGAGGCTGATAAAGCTCGCCGGCGGCTTGACGAGGATGGCGTTTCTCCCCGCCTCGACGATACAGGTCCTCGGCGCAGAGAAGGCGCTGTTCAGGGCGTTGAGGACAGGAGGAAAGCCTCCAAAACACGGCGTCATATTCCAGTATCCGGACATCTTCCGCTCTCCCCGCTGGCAGAGGGGGAAAATCGCCAGGGCCCTTGCGGCTAAGCTGGCGATTGCTGCCAAGGCAGATGCCTTCACTGGGAATTTCATAGCGCCGAGGCTAAAAGAGGAGTTGTTGAAGCGTATACAGGAAATAAAGACGTTATATGCAAAGCCGCCTCCCAAAGCCCCCGCACAGCCAAGCGCCAAGACGCCGCCTCCTCCACCGCCGTCACCGCCAAGAGGGGGCGAGAGGAGGCCTCCTCCGAGGAGGGAAAGGGGAAGGAGGTAA
- a CDS encoding 50S ribosomal protein L34e, with translation MPRPAYRSRSLRRVMVKTPGSRTVIHYEKRALGAPRCPITGLVIGGMNGKIYRTGVKIRAPSRPYGGVYSHKVIARAIRLAVRGQ, from the coding sequence ATGCCTCGGCCGGCGTACCGCTCTAGAAGTCTGAGGAGGGTAATGGTCAAAACGCCGGGGAGCCGTACTGTAATTCACTACGAGAAGCGGGCATTGGGCGCGCCGCGGTGTCCCATAACTGGCCTTGTGATTGGAGGCATGAACGGGAAGATCTACCGCACAGGTGTGAAGATTAGGGCGCCTAGCAGGCCATACGGCGGTGTTTATTCTCACAAGGTAATAGCACGCGCCATCCGGCTCGCGGTGCGGGGCCAGTAG
- the mntA gene encoding type VII toxin-antitoxin system MntA family adenylyltransferase antitoxin — protein sequence MRIFRILEDAERRLKRIETSGDEDVLRWNIHAAIQDILDVLAIIFSEEGWKKPPSYSKLAREAEERGVIPEGLVPFAKVRNALAHAYREIDEKELTALRVRVLEKLPLFLSALRSYVSARGIDPVVEWSSLAHVFKRWGVKFAYLFGSRARGLEREDSDWDVAVYFGREVTIIEEAELGAELSKWLEAEVDVVALDNAPLDLIYIVLRDGVVIYSEDEKLRKQWEIETYLEYLDYASDYLE from the coding sequence GTGCGTATTTTTAGAATTTTAGAGGACGCAGAGAGGAGGCTGAAGAGAATCGAGACGTCGGGAGATGAAGACGTATTGCGATGGAATATACACGCCGCAATTCAAGACATATTGGACGTACTGGCGATTATCTTCTCGGAGGAGGGCTGGAAAAAACCTCCCTCCTACAGCAAATTAGCCCGCGAGGCTGAAGAGCGCGGCGTTATTCCAGAGGGATTAGTCCCATTTGCAAAAGTAAGAAACGCATTGGCTCACGCGTATAGGGAAATAGACGAGAAAGAGTTAACTGCGCTGAGAGTGAGGGTTCTGGAGAAATTGCCTCTGTTCTTGTCGGCGCTTCGCTCTTATGTGTCGGCTAGGGGTATAGATCCCGTTGTGGAGTGGAGTTCTTTAGCTCACGTGTTTAAACGTTGGGGTGTTAAATTTGCATATCTCTTCGGCTCAAGGGCGAGGGGGCTTGAGAGAGAGGACAGCGATTGGGACGTCGCTGTGTATTTTGGTAGGGAGGTGACTATAATAGAAGAGGCCGAGCTGGGGGCAGAGCTCTCCAAGTGGCTGGAGGCAGAGGTAGATGTGGTGGCCTTAGACAATGCGCCTCTTGACCTGATATACATAGTGTTGAGAGACGGAGTTGTGATATACTCAGAAGACGAAAAGTTGCGAAAGCAGTGGGAAATTGAGACTTACCTGGAGTATTTAGACTACGCCAGTGATTACCTCGAATAG
- a CDS encoding FAD-dependent oxidoreductase: MRFLLRCKPNTKKPPTGKKVAIIGAGPAGLGAAGVLLCNGHEVDVFDALPEPGGLLIFGIPAFRVPKEGVREGVKELAEAGARFFTSTFVYCGEKPREHEALLFVKEFVNLEDIIKKYDAVVITTGTWRSRSLEIPGEDLPGVYKALDYLARIYANQLGYLPKDKVYPTGKKVLVVGAGLTAVDAALEAKLQGAEKVVVAYRRTINEAPAGRKTIETELIAKGIEFRELLNPVAFLGRGRLEKVRFIRMRLGPPDKSGRPRPEPVPGSEFEEEFDTALIAAGEIPTPPGNCAGIEFNPDGTIKVNEKMMTTRKGVFAAGDVVTGPSLIGKALGSGMRAAQFVDEYLKSL, from the coding sequence ATGCGTTTCTTATTGAGGTGTAAACCCAATACAAAAAAACCTCCAACCGGCAAAAAAGTCGCGATAATTGGCGCGGGTCCTGCGGGTCTCGGCGCGGCCGGAGTCCTACTGTGCAACGGTCACGAGGTGGATGTCTTCGACGCCTTGCCCGAGCCCGGCGGTTTGTTGATTTTTGGCATACCTGCCTTTCGGGTCCCCAAAGAAGGAGTACGGGAGGGGGTCAAAGAGCTGGCAGAGGCGGGGGCCCGATTTTTCACCTCTACCTTTGTCTACTGTGGGGAGAAGCCCCGTGAACACGAGGCGCTCCTCTTTGTAAAAGAGTTTGTAAACCTCGAAGACATTATTAAGAAATACGACGCTGTTGTCATAACAACGGGTACGTGGAGGAGTAGATCTCTGGAAATCCCAGGCGAGGACTTGCCCGGCGTGTACAAGGCTTTGGACTACTTGGCGAGGATATATGCAAACCAGCTGGGATACCTACCCAAGGACAAGGTCTACCCCACCGGTAAGAAGGTCTTAGTCGTCGGCGCCGGCTTGACAGCCGTCGACGCAGCGCTTGAGGCAAAGCTCCAGGGCGCCGAGAAGGTGGTTGTGGCGTATAGACGGACTATCAACGAGGCGCCGGCAGGCCGGAAGACCATTGAGACAGAGCTTATCGCAAAGGGTATAGAGTTCAGAGAGTTGCTAAACCCAGTAGCCTTCCTTGGACGCGGCAGACTGGAAAAAGTAAGATTTATACGAATGCGCCTAGGCCCGCCCGACAAGTCAGGAAGGCCTAGGCCGGAGCCTGTGCCCGGCAGCGAGTTCGAGGAGGAGTTCGACACAGCCCTCATAGCGGCTGGGGAGATCCCCACGCCGCCTGGCAACTGCGCAGGCATAGAGTTTAACCCAGACGGCACCATAAAGGTAAACGAAAAGATGATGACAACGAGGAAGGGAGTCTTCGCGGCGGGAGACGTAGTGACAGGACCCTCACTTATCGGGAAAGCCCTCGGCTCCGGAATGAGGGCTGCCCAGTTCGTAGACGAGTATCTAAAAAGCCTTTAG
- the cmk gene encoding (d)CMP kinase, producing MVVVAVSGQPGSGKTTIAREIARVLKVPLVSSGTLFREMATKMGIDFLEFHKYAESNPEIDKSVDTAAVERAKAGNVVLEGHLTAWVVRPYADVCIYLKASPEVRARRVALRDGKSLEEAYREVTEREELNRRRYLAIYGIDIKDLSIFDLVVDTSFLSVNDAVRISVDFTCTTLSFKYSKKVC from the coding sequence ATGGTAGTTGTAGCCGTCTCTGGACAGCCGGGTAGCGGTAAGACCACAATAGCCAGAGAAATTGCCAGGGTTTTGAAAGTACCCCTAGTCTCCTCTGGGACGCTGTTTAGGGAAATGGCTACTAAGATGGGTATAGATTTTCTAGAATTTCACAAATACGCCGAGTCTAACCCAGAAATAGACAAGTCAGTCGACACGGCCGCCGTGGAAAGGGCTAAGGCAGGCAACGTGGTGTTAGAAGGCCACCTAACCGCGTGGGTTGTGAGGCCATACGCCGACGTGTGCATCTACCTTAAGGCCTCCCCCGAGGTTAGGGCAAGGCGCGTGGCCCTCCGCGACGGGAAGAGCCTAGAGGAGGCGTATAGAGAGGTTACAGAACGGGAAGAGCTCAACCGAAGGCGATACTTGGCAATTTACGGAATTGACATAAAAGATCTCTCCATCTTCGACTTGGTAGTAGACACATCGTTTCTCTCTGTGAACGACGCTGTCAGGATCAGCGTCGATTTTACTTGCACAACCTTGAGCTTTAAGTACTCCAAGAAGGTTTGCTAA
- a CDS encoding fibrillarin-like rRNA/tRNA 2'-O-methyltransferase: protein MSIEVVDVRPHERHYGVYVVRFEDGTERIATKNLTPGKRVYGERLIKWGGDEYREWNPYRSKLAAAIVNGLKLVPIREGTHMLYLGAASGTTPSHISDIVGEKGLIYSVEFSPRVFREFMEKLVDQGRRNVVPILGDARFPYQYAHYIKGVDVVYIDVAQPAQAKILADNADYFLKPGGYVMLVIKAMSIDVTAPATETFKQEINTLKERGYEILETVHLEPYDTAHAMVIARKK from the coding sequence ATGTCTATCGAGGTGGTTGACGTAAGGCCCCACGAACGCCACTACGGCGTCTATGTGGTTAGGTTCGAAGACGGTACTGAGAGAATAGCTACTAAGAACCTCACGCCGGGGAAGCGAGTGTACGGGGAGAGGCTGATAAAGTGGGGCGGCGATGAGTACAGGGAGTGGAACCCCTACCGCTCCAAGCTGGCGGCTGCTATTGTAAATGGTCTCAAGTTAGTTCCTATAAGGGAGGGCACCCACATGCTGTATCTCGGGGCCGCATCTGGCACTACTCCAAGCCACATCAGCGACATTGTTGGGGAAAAGGGGCTGATATACTCCGTCGAGTTTTCGCCTCGTGTATTTAGGGAGTTTATGGAGAAGCTCGTGGACCAGGGCAGGAGGAACGTAGTACCCATACTCGGCGACGCGAGATTCCCCTATCAGTACGCCCACTACATAAAGGGCGTCGACGTGGTGTATATAGACGTGGCCCAGCCGGCCCAGGCCAAGATACTAGCCGATAACGCAGACTACTTCTTGAAGCCGGGGGGATACGTAATGCTGGTTATAAAGGCCATGTCTATTGACGTCACGGCGCCGGCTACTGAGACTTTTAAGCAGGAGATAAATACATTAAAGGAGAGAGGCTACGAGATTTTGGAGACTGTCCACCTGGAGCCTTACGACACTGCCCACGCGATGGTAATAGCTAGGAAAAAATAG
- the rsmA gene encoding 16S rRNA (adenine(1518)-N(6)/adenine(1519)-N(6))-dimethyltransferase RsmA, with amino-acid sequence MGRRLSQHFLRDRSVAEFIVGLVPGGLDVIEVGPGTGALTFPLAEKSKTVYAIELDKSLAEQLRARAPPNVVVIWGDALQVEWPKADFFVSNMPYSITSPLLLKLARHRLPAVVTVQREVAERMAAVPGTEEYGRLTVAIQCMYEVEVVRVLPPRVFSPPPKVYSAVVTLRPKAPCVDDFEAFERFTAKLFSARRKTLRRLKLAQSDKRVYQLTVEEIVELFQSSRSI; translated from the coding sequence GTGGGGCGGCGTCTTTCGCAACATTTCCTTCGGGATAGGTCTGTGGCTGAGTTTATCGTTGGGCTCGTCCCTGGGGGGCTAGACGTCATAGAGGTGGGGCCGGGAACCGGGGCGCTGACTTTTCCCCTGGCCGAGAAGTCCAAGACGGTGTACGCCATAGAGCTGGACAAGTCGTTGGCAGAGCAGCTAAGGGCCCGGGCGCCTCCCAACGTCGTTGTGATTTGGGGCGATGCCCTGCAAGTAGAGTGGCCAAAGGCAGACTTCTTCGTCTCCAATATGCCCTATTCTATCACGTCGCCCCTTCTCCTAAAGCTGGCTAGGCATAGGCTACCCGCGGTGGTCACAGTGCAGAGGGAGGTGGCAGAGAGGATGGCCGCGGTGCCTGGCACTGAGGAGTACGGGCGGCTCACCGTGGCTATTCAGTGCATGTATGAAGTTGAGGTTGTGAGGGTCCTCCCTCCCCGCGTCTTTAGCCCGCCGCCCAAGGTGTACTCCGCAGTGGTTACGCTGAGACCTAAAGCACCGTGTGTAGACGACTTTGAGGCCTTTGAGCGCTTCACCGCCAAGTTGTTCTCTGCGAGGAGGAAGACGCTGAGGCGCCTCAAGCTGGCCCAGTCGGACAAACGGGTTTACCAGCTGACTGTGGAAGAAATAGTAGAACTGTTCCAATCATCGCGTAGTATTTAA
- a CDS encoding PaRep2b protein translates to MYVQETPTGKELRAAFMGSREKAEILASMLRGWGAEVEARPIGERWCATLYSNQLSAVEHPEFKAALEAFIAKAKEKGILTGEQAERKAARLSAGPNAVEIAGVEFCVAPVWKDDEKKALKTVLILYQPADRGQFEEAVKALEELGLAKDADFAATWDDKGRGDIWLKAGAFDKAMVALKTAGLREGEDYTVKRAKGGGYIRVKNPKEDLGKALEVFKKAGLEEGRDYTVYSGQGVICLTVPEALWTIAWRAKIGDARAKAALDQLLEAAERLGIRQYFEEKIRPVLMAGTKNAVGKKMTLEEKGITVEITGFKVE, encoded by the coding sequence GTGTATGTGCAAGAGACCCCCACGGGCAAGGAATTACGCGCCGCGTTCATGGGCTCTCGCGAGAAGGCCGAGATCTTGGCGTCTATGCTGAGGGGGTGGGGGGCTGAGGTCGAGGCTAGGCCTATCGGCGAGCGGTGGTGTGCGACTCTGTACTCCAACCAGCTGTCGGCCGTGGAGCACCCGGAGTTCAAGGCAGCGCTGGAGGCATTCATCGCCAAGGCAAAGGAGAAGGGCATTCTGACGGGGGAGCAAGCGGAGAGGAAGGCGGCGAGACTGTCCGCAGGTCCCAACGCCGTGGAGATCGCCGGGGTGGAGTTCTGCGTGGCGCCGGTATGGAAGGACGATGAGAAGAAGGCTCTGAAAACGGTATTAATCCTCTATCAGCCAGCAGACCGGGGCCAGTTCGAGGAGGCGGTGAAAGCCCTCGAGGAACTCGGCCTCGCGAAGGACGCGGACTTCGCGGCGACGTGGGACGATAAGGGCAGAGGCGACATCTGGCTCAAGGCTGGTGCTTTCGACAAGGCCATGGTGGCGCTTAAAACCGCTGGGCTAAGGGAGGGGGAGGACTACACCGTCAAGAGGGCTAAGGGCGGCGGCTACATCCGCGTAAAGAACCCCAAGGAGGACTTGGGAAAGGCGCTTGAGGTGTTTAAGAAGGCCGGCCTGGAGGAGGGTAGGGACTACACTGTGTACAGCGGACAAGGCGTTATCTGCCTCACAGTGCCCGAGGCGCTGTGGACGATTGCGTGGAGGGCCAAGATCGGCGATGCGAGGGCGAAGGCGGCTCTGGACCAACTGCTTGAGGCGGCCGAGAGGCTGGGCATTAGGCAGTACTTCGAAGAGAAGATAAGGCCGGTGTTGATGGCCGGCACCAAAAACGCCGTTGGGAAGAAGATGACGCTGGAAGAAAAGGGCATCACGGTGGAGATCACCGGCTTCAAGGTGGAGTAG